In one Curtobacterium citreum genomic region, the following are encoded:
- a CDS encoding Ig-like domain-containing protein: MIRAFLAKHRSAVVGVGASVVVAAVVATAAVVSTGYHTQRVDLGDGTVWVPSAEYGAVGRANTGVLELNTAVETASDDLSVLQRGRQVYSVDGTKGTVAKVDVASATVGDPVTLPAGAPQVFFAGDTAVVGNGDTGELWATPASELGDFDAAAKADLTLGADAVFDASDSHVAVYSPRTGRASLVDVGTGLTVDRRWDVRFDRDHDFQVASFGDHVAVLDRTSGALSVDGDTVDLGERVGSAPALQHSVDDAADVVVAGTAGMVRVGASGQVEQTALQVSGRAARPTVVGSCTYAAWTGGQALDTCDGRALQRLSDTAGASDLQIVHNGDTVVANDPRSGRSWAIDRSGQLIDNWADLVKRDDEQRQEQVSSDDPEVDKDQKPPVAVDDDLGARPGRTTSLPVLLNDYDPNGDPLVISEVGTIDAGVGTVRIVGDGQRLQITLAAGASGTVSFPYTITDGNGGSASATVRVSIRPESENEPPRQVRDTSADVVRGGHVVTDVLADWVDPDGDPVYLKSASAEGDRVSTTPDGLLDFRNQSGRTGDRTVQIVVSDGRADGRGAVTVHVTDPGQVPLFADPFAVTGYAGKSFEVQPLRHVRGGNGTVTLTSVSSSAGLTVTPAYDAGTFRVVGASAGDHQLEYTVTDGTKTTSGVVRVTVAAPPDASTAPITTPKTVFVNTLSTKDTDVTATDIDPAGGVLMVTALDAPDRSSGVQASVLDQHTVRVTLTAPLDGPVTFGYTESNGLATATGTVTVVEIPKPDRIQPPVAQADTATVRVGDVAEIDVLANDTQPEGEPLTLQPELVQNVPGNGGLLFVSGDRLRYLAPETPGNYTAVYRVAGPDGQYADATVSISVRERDVATNNPPVPRTVTARVVAGQSVRVSIPLNGIDPDGDSVQLVGVADNPEKGSVSDVSSDALTYEAGDYSAGTDEFTYTVVDALGARATGTVRVGISPRAEQASNPVAQADHVTIRPGGSVTVRVLQNDSDPEGGALRVTAAEPTASGVAAKVLRGTEVRVTPPRSADRGDFAVLYTVANDTGGSSTAFLTVTVDPDAQPLRPEVEDTTLDLQDILHRQSVTVDVLRNVFFAEGSTSRLRVGVVDGYGDTAQTTPDRRITVRLTDASQVIPFSVTRSDHPDVVSYGFIHVPGFDDALPQVDRSAGVVTVKSEATVRIPLEKYVVTANGRTAQLTDRATVKATHANGDDLVVDRSTLQFTSSKLYYGNASISFEVTDGSSANGGKGRVATLVLPIKVTPRANQPPAFTGSTVDMQPGDTRTIDLTKLTDYPYPADLPELRYSVVSRPGSGTTATIDGQQLRISVADTAPKDTTASIGIGVADAANAGRAGSVTVDVVGSTRPLVQPGADRAVTKRGATTTIDVLSNDQPTNPFPDEALRVVAIRGLGGGLPAGVSVTPSSDRSRLQVSVADGAQPVDAHLQYQVADATNDPDRYVWGDVTISVQDVPDAPGAPSRTGSNQGGQVTLAWSTPQANNSPITGYRVQGTNGVAKDCGTSTVCTVTGLDPSASYRFTVVATNAIGDSVASASSAPISADFVPAAPKGLSVTASQDTPNQLDVRWDAVPAPNGGTPVSNYVVTISGPGLTTTRSTGTSTSTSFSGAQSGQSYDVQVSARNAADRDGSVVEWNQARASGTAVGVPGTPSLNATGQKDGTSTAVSLQASEGDWGGGGSQNWKIAKFAVSTPIPNGCSTSGAVQVWNAASATDRISTQFRYVAYADNGSFCSASQAASVQGYETPDAPSGSVTTDDVDSDGNVDLTVQATPTSPYLYYSVNGGAPQRFSGSASIGAGAGYGVDSSVVFTSCAVDGDYCASSSASTATAFTTRASVSVATEGQAPVINPPANNGRFQPSAYDVQYCRIAPHLLCSTTNPATGAAWTTSDAVPSGYATIWVRATVNGVQDPEGVTRQIDQAPSTDPSTPAAG; this comes from the coding sequence GTGATCCGCGCCTTCCTCGCGAAGCACCGGTCCGCCGTGGTCGGCGTCGGCGCCTCGGTCGTCGTAGCCGCCGTGGTCGCGACCGCCGCGGTGGTCTCGACGGGCTACCACACGCAGCGCGTGGACCTCGGGGACGGCACGGTCTGGGTGCCGTCGGCCGAGTACGGGGCGGTCGGCCGGGCGAACACCGGCGTGCTCGAGCTCAACACCGCGGTCGAGACGGCCAGCGACGACCTGTCCGTCCTGCAGCGCGGGCGCCAGGTGTACAGCGTCGACGGCACGAAGGGCACGGTCGCGAAGGTCGACGTGGCCTCGGCGACGGTCGGCGACCCGGTCACGCTGCCGGCGGGAGCGCCGCAGGTGTTCTTCGCCGGGGACACCGCCGTCGTGGGGAACGGCGACACCGGCGAGCTCTGGGCCACACCCGCGTCGGAGCTCGGCGACTTCGACGCTGCCGCCAAGGCCGACCTCACGCTCGGCGCGGACGCGGTGTTCGACGCGTCCGACTCGCACGTCGCGGTGTACTCGCCGCGGACCGGTCGGGCGTCCCTCGTCGACGTCGGGACCGGTCTGACCGTGGACCGTCGGTGGGACGTCCGGTTCGACCGCGACCACGACTTCCAGGTGGCGTCCTTCGGCGACCACGTCGCCGTGCTCGACCGCACCAGCGGCGCGCTGTCGGTGGACGGCGACACCGTCGACCTGGGGGAGCGCGTCGGCAGCGCACCGGCGCTGCAGCACTCCGTCGACGACGCTGCCGACGTCGTCGTCGCGGGGACGGCGGGCATGGTCCGCGTCGGCGCCTCCGGCCAGGTCGAGCAGACCGCGCTCCAGGTCTCCGGCCGCGCCGCACGGCCGACGGTCGTCGGGTCGTGCACGTACGCCGCGTGGACCGGCGGACAGGCGCTCGACACGTGCGACGGCCGCGCGCTCCAGCGGCTCAGCGACACCGCCGGCGCGAGTGACCTGCAGATCGTGCACAACGGCGACACCGTCGTCGCGAACGACCCGCGCAGCGGGCGCTCGTGGGCGATCGACCGCAGCGGTCAGCTCATCGACAACTGGGCCGACCTCGTCAAGCGGGACGACGAGCAGCGGCAGGAGCAGGTGTCGTCCGACGACCCGGAGGTCGACAAGGACCAGAAGCCGCCGGTGGCGGTCGACGACGACCTGGGCGCGCGTCCGGGACGCACCACGAGCCTCCCGGTCCTGCTCAACGACTACGACCCGAACGGCGACCCACTCGTGATCAGCGAGGTCGGCACGATCGACGCGGGGGTCGGGACGGTGCGCATCGTCGGCGACGGCCAGCGGCTTCAGATCACGCTCGCCGCGGGTGCCAGCGGCACCGTCTCGTTCCCCTACACGATCACCGACGGCAACGGCGGGTCGGCGTCCGCGACGGTCCGCGTCAGCATCCGGCCGGAGTCCGAGAACGAACCGCCGCGACAGGTGCGCGACACGTCGGCGGACGTCGTCCGCGGCGGCCACGTCGTGACGGACGTGCTCGCCGACTGGGTCGACCCCGACGGCGACCCGGTGTACCTGAAGTCGGCGTCCGCCGAGGGCGACCGGGTGTCCACCACGCCGGACGGGCTGCTCGACTTCCGCAACCAGAGCGGCCGGACCGGCGACCGTACCGTCCAGATCGTCGTGAGCGACGGCCGCGCCGACGGCCGCGGCGCGGTGACGGTGCACGTCACGGACCCCGGTCAGGTGCCGCTCTTCGCCGACCCGTTCGCGGTCACCGGGTACGCGGGCAAGTCCTTCGAGGTGCAGCCGCTCCGGCACGTCCGCGGCGGGAACGGCACCGTCACGCTGACCAGCGTGTCGTCGTCGGCCGGCCTGACGGTCACGCCGGCCTACGACGCCGGGACGTTCCGGGTCGTCGGGGCGTCGGCCGGGGACCACCAGCTCGAGTACACGGTCACGGACGGCACGAAGACGACGAGCGGCGTCGTGCGCGTGACGGTCGCGGCGCCGCCGGACGCCTCGACCGCGCCGATCACCACCCCGAAGACGGTGTTCGTGAACACGTTGTCGACGAAGGACACCGACGTCACCGCGACCGACATCGACCCCGCCGGCGGCGTGCTCATGGTGACGGCGCTCGACGCCCCGGACCGGTCCAGCGGCGTCCAGGCGAGCGTCCTCGACCAGCACACCGTCCGGGTCACCCTGACGGCCCCGCTCGACGGACCGGTCACCTTCGGTTACACCGAGTCGAACGGGCTCGCCACCGCGACCGGCACAGTCACCGTGGTCGAGATCCCGAAGCCCGACCGCATCCAGCCGCCCGTGGCCCAGGCGGACACGGCGACCGTGCGCGTCGGGGACGTCGCCGAGATCGACGTCCTCGCCAACGACACGCAGCCGGAGGGCGAGCCGCTCACGCTGCAGCCCGAACTCGTGCAGAACGTGCCCGGCAACGGTGGCCTGCTGTTCGTGTCGGGGGACCGGTTGCGGTACCTCGCTCCCGAGACCCCGGGCAACTACACCGCGGTGTACCGCGTCGCCGGGCCTGACGGCCAGTACGCCGACGCCACCGTGTCGATATCGGTCCGCGAGCGCGACGTGGCGACGAACAACCCGCCCGTGCCCCGGACGGTGACCGCCCGCGTCGTCGCCGGACAGTCCGTGCGGGTGTCGATCCCGTTGAACGGCATCGACCCGGACGGTGACTCCGTGCAGCTCGTCGGTGTCGCGGACAACCCGGAGAAGGGGTCCGTCAGCGACGTGTCCTCCGACGCGCTGACCTACGAGGCCGGCGACTACTCGGCGGGCACCGACGAGTTCACCTACACGGTCGTCGACGCCCTCGGCGCCCGTGCGACCGGGACCGTCCGGGTCGGCATCTCGCCGCGGGCGGAGCAGGCCTCGAACCCGGTGGCGCAGGCCGACCACGTCACGATCCGCCCCGGCGGCAGCGTCACGGTCCGGGTGCTGCAGAACGACTCCGACCCCGAGGGCGGCGCGCTCCGGGTCACCGCGGCCGAGCCCACGGCGAGCGGGGTCGCCGCGAAGGTGCTCCGCGGGACCGAGGTGCGCGTCACCCCGCCGCGCTCCGCCGACCGCGGTGACTTCGCGGTGCTGTACACCGTCGCGAACGACACCGGCGGCTCGAGCACGGCGTTCCTCACCGTGACCGTCGACCCGGACGCCCAGCCGCTCCGGCCCGAGGTCGAGGACACCACGCTCGACCTGCAGGACATCCTGCACCGGCAGAGCGTGACCGTGGACGTGCTCCGGAACGTCTTCTTCGCCGAGGGATCGACCTCCCGCCTGCGGGTGGGCGTGGTCGACGGGTACGGCGACACCGCGCAGACCACCCCCGACCGGCGGATCACCGTCCGCCTGACCGACGCGTCACAGGTGATCCCGTTCTCGGTCACGCGCTCGGACCACCCCGACGTGGTGTCCTACGGCTTCATCCACGTCCCCGGGTTCGACGACGCCCTGCCCCAGGTCGACCGGAGCGCCGGCGTGGTCACCGTGAAGAGCGAGGCGACCGTCCGGATCCCGCTCGAGAAGTACGTCGTGACGGCGAACGGCCGGACCGCGCAGCTCACCGACCGCGCGACGGTCAAGGCCACGCACGCGAACGGCGACGACCTGGTCGTGGACCGCTCGACGCTCCAGTTCACGTCGTCGAAGCTCTACTACGGCAACGCCTCGATCTCCTTCGAGGTCACCGACGGCTCGAGCGCGAACGGGGGCAAGGGACGCGTCGCGACGCTCGTCCTGCCGATCAAGGTGACCCCGCGGGCGAACCAACCCCCGGCGTTCACGGGTTCGACGGTCGACATGCAACCGGGTGACACCCGGACGATCGACCTCACGAAGCTCACCGACTACCCGTACCCCGCCGACCTCCCCGAGCTGCGCTACAGCGTGGTGAGCCGACCGGGGTCCGGGACGACCGCGACGATCGACGGGCAGCAGCTCCGCATCTCGGTCGCCGACACGGCGCCGAAGGACACGACGGCGTCGATCGGCATCGGCGTCGCGGACGCGGCGAACGCCGGACGTGCCGGCAGCGTGACGGTCGACGTCGTCGGCTCCACCCGGCCGCTCGTGCAACCGGGGGCCGACCGGGCCGTGACCAAGCGCGGTGCAACGACGACCATCGACGTCCTGTCGAACGACCAACCGACGAACCCGTTCCCGGACGAGGCGCTCCGCGTCGTCGCGATCCGTGGTCTCGGCGGCGGTCTGCCCGCCGGGGTCTCGGTGACGCCGAGCAGCGACCGCTCGCGACTCCAGGTGTCCGTCGCGGACGGTGCGCAGCCGGTCGACGCTCACCTGCAGTACCAGGTCGCCGACGCGACGAACGACCCCGACCGGTACGTCTGGGGCGACGTGACGATCTCGGTCCAGGACGTCCCGGACGCACCCGGCGCCCCGAGCCGCACCGGGTCGAACCAGGGCGGACAGGTCACCCTCGCGTGGTCCACCCCGCAGGCGAACAACTCGCCGATCACCGGGTACCGCGTGCAGGGCACCAACGGGGTCGCGAAGGACTGCGGCACGTCGACCGTCTGCACCGTGACCGGTCTCGACCCGTCCGCTTCGTACCGCTTCACCGTCGTCGCGACGAACGCGATCGGGGACTCCGTCGCGTCGGCGTCCTCGGCGCCGATCAGTGCGGACTTCGTGCCGGCCGCGCCGAAGGGCCTCTCGGTGACGGCGAGCCAGGACACGCCGAACCAGCTCGACGTGCGGTGGGACGCGGTGCCCGCACCGAACGGCGGCACCCCGGTGTCGAACTACGTCGTGACGATCTCCGGCCCCGGCCTCACGACGACCCGCAGCACGGGGACGTCGACGTCGACCTCGTTCTCGGGCGCGCAGAGCGGGCAGTCGTACGACGTGCAGGTCTCGGCGCGGAACGCCGCGGACCGTGACGGTTCGGTCGTGGAGTGGAACCAGGCGCGGGCGTCCGGGACCGCGGTGGGCGTCCCCGGGACGCCGAGCCTGAACGCGACCGGCCAGAAGGACGGCACCTCGACAGCGGTGTCGCTGCAGGCGTCCGAGGGCGACTGGGGTGGCGGTGGCAGCCAGAACTGGAAGATCGCCAAGTTCGCGGTGAGCACCCCGATCCCGAACGGCTGCTCGACGAGCGGAGCGGTGCAGGTCTGGAACGCGGCCTCCGCCACGGACCGGATCTCGACCCAGTTCCGCTACGTGGCGTACGCCGACAACGGATCGTTCTGTTCCGCGTCGCAAGCCGCGAGCGTCCAGGGCTACGAGACCCCCGACGCTCCGAGCGGATCGGTCACGACCGACGACGTCGACAGCGACGGGAACGTCGACCTGACCGTGCAGGCCACGCCGACGTCGCCGTACCTGTACTACTCGGTTAACGGCGGGGCGCCGCAGCGGTTCTCAGGCTCTGCCTCGATCGGCGCGGGGGCCGGCTACGGGGTCGACAGCAGCGTGGTGTTCACGTCCTGCGCCGTCGACGGTGACTACTGCGCATCGAGCAGCGCGTCCACCGCGACCGCGTTCACGACAAGGGCGAGCGTCTCCGTCGCGACCGAGGGACAGGCGCCGGTCATCAACCCACCGGCGAACAACGGCCGGTTCCAGCCGAGCGCCTACGACGTCCAGTACTGCCGGATCGCGCCGCACCTGCTGTGCTCGACGACCAACCCGGCGACCGGGGCAGCCTGGACGACCTCGGACGCCGTGCCGTCGGGCTACGCGACAATCTGGGTCCGGGCGACGGTGAACGGCGTCCAGGACCCCGAGGGCGTCACTCGACAGATCGACCAGGCGCCGAGCACCGATCCCTCCACACCCGCGGCCGGGTGA
- a CDS encoding serine/threonine-protein kinase, protein MARRLPSTPPVIAGSTPVHVLGSGGFADVFLYEQDMPRRQVAVKVLLDEVVDDRVRQMFQAEANLMARLSTHPSILTVFQASVASDGRPYLVMELCSSSLSERYRREAIPVSEVLSIGVRIGSALETAHREGVLHRDIKPSNILRTAYGNPVLSDFGIAASIGSADPDEPVGMSIPWSAPEVLADESRGSIQSEVYSLAATVYSLLAGRSPFEVRGGKNGAADLMARIDKGGVKPTGRADAPPSLERLLATAMSRKPAARPATVMEFVRGLQEVEAELGIPQTPADVAVEAWAAATPTLDADHTVVRELQPAGRSSVRRRTRRALQGGAATGAESIGTLHRTGSATRSRRGGRSTLVWATALSAVVVAALAVVAVLVVTRLGTGSIPVVQDVRAEAGADAVSFSWDDPGLRAGDTYVITSGGASSQQTGTTFVVSGTSGTEECITVAVNRDGKTGAASAQQCGTVGGAE, encoded by the coding sequence ATGGCGCGACGCCTGCCGTCCACCCCGCCCGTGATCGCCGGCTCCACGCCCGTGCACGTCCTGGGCAGCGGTGGCTTCGCCGACGTGTTCCTCTACGAACAGGACATGCCGCGCCGCCAGGTCGCCGTGAAGGTGCTGCTCGACGAGGTCGTCGACGACCGGGTGCGGCAGATGTTCCAGGCCGAGGCGAACCTCATGGCCCGGCTCAGCACCCACCCGTCGATCCTCACGGTGTTCCAGGCGAGCGTCGCGTCCGACGGGCGGCCGTACCTCGTGATGGAGCTGTGCTCCTCGTCCCTCAGCGAGCGCTACCGCCGCGAAGCGATCCCCGTGTCCGAGGTCCTGTCGATCGGGGTCAGGATCGGGTCGGCCCTCGAGACCGCGCACCGCGAAGGCGTGCTCCACCGCGACATCAAGCCGTCGAACATCCTCCGGACGGCCTACGGCAACCCGGTCCTGTCCGACTTCGGCATCGCGGCCAGCATCGGGAGCGCCGACCCGGACGAACCGGTCGGGATGTCGATCCCGTGGTCCGCGCCGGAGGTCCTGGCCGACGAGTCGCGCGGGTCGATCCAGTCCGAGGTCTACTCCCTCGCCGCCACCGTGTACTCGCTGCTCGCCGGCCGCAGTCCGTTCGAGGTGCGCGGCGGGAAGAACGGCGCGGCCGACCTGATGGCGCGCATCGACAAGGGCGGGGTCAAGCCGACCGGCCGCGCCGACGCGCCGCCGTCGCTCGAGCGGCTGCTCGCCACCGCGATGTCGCGGAAGCCCGCCGCGCGTCCGGCGACCGTGATGGAGTTCGTCCGCGGACTGCAGGAGGTGGAGGCCGAACTCGGCATCCCGCAGACGCCCGCCGACGTCGCGGTCGAGGCATGGGCCGCTGCGACGCCCACGCTCGACGCCGACCACACGGTCGTCCGGGAGCTCCAGCCCGCGGGCCGGTCCTCGGTCCGCCGTCGGACCCGTCGGGCGCTCCAGGGCGGGGCGGCGACCGGGGCCGAGAGCATCGGTACCCTGCACCGCACCGGCTCGGCCACCCGCTCCCGGCGAGGTGGCCGGTCGACGCTCGTCTGGGCCACCGCACTGTCCGCCGTGGTCGTGGCGGCCCTCGCCGTGGTCGCGGTGCTCGTCGTCACCCGCCTGGGCACGGGGTCGATCCCGGTCGTGCAGGACGTGCGGGCCGAGGCCGGCGCGGACGCGGTGTCGTTCAGCTGGGATGACCCCGGACTCCGCGCCGGCGACACCTACGTCATCACCTCCGGTGGGGCCTCCAGCCAGCAGACCGGCACGACCTTCGTCGTGTCCGGGACCTCCGGTACCGAGGAGTGCATCACCGTGGCGGTCAACCGCGACGGCAAGACCGGTGCGGCCAGTGCGCAGCAGTGCGGGACCGTCGGGGGCGCCGAGTGA
- a CDS encoding PP2C family protein-serine/threonine phosphatase yields the protein MTELGRAATEHAIDVPGAAGTTLTLSWGAATDVGRRRDHNEDSYVVGAPFFVVADGMGGHLAGDRASDAVVRRLDQVADGPFTTRQQIQRALLLATADIERAAGGNALGAGTTVTGVALVASHGLPAALVFNVGDSRTYRIEDGTLRRVTVDHSVVQEMVDAGLLRAEDAEQHPDSNVITRAVGFGEPPEPDWWTLPLRAGDRYIVCSDGLTKELGDVGIGRIAARVPAAQDLAERLVGDAVVAGGRDNVTVVVLQVDEAPADPDVEDTLPRH from the coding sequence GTGACCGAACTCGGCCGAGCAGCCACCGAGCACGCCATCGACGTCCCCGGCGCCGCCGGCACGACCCTCACGCTCTCGTGGGGCGCCGCCACCGACGTCGGGCGCCGTCGGGACCACAACGAGGACAGCTACGTCGTCGGTGCACCGTTCTTCGTCGTCGCCGACGGGATGGGCGGGCACCTCGCGGGGGACCGGGCGAGCGACGCGGTCGTCCGCCGACTCGACCAGGTCGCCGACGGTCCGTTCACGACACGGCAGCAGATCCAGCGCGCGCTCCTGCTCGCGACCGCGGACATCGAGCGGGCGGCCGGCGGCAACGCGCTCGGTGCCGGCACGACCGTGACGGGTGTCGCGCTGGTCGCGTCGCACGGACTCCCGGCCGCGCTCGTGTTCAACGTGGGCGACTCACGCACCTACCGGATCGAGGACGGCACCCTGCGTCGGGTGACCGTCGACCACTCGGTCGTCCAGGAGATGGTCGACGCGGGGCTCCTGCGCGCCGAGGACGCCGAGCAGCACCCGGACAGCAACGTCATCACGCGCGCCGTCGGCTTCGGCGAGCCGCCGGAGCCGGACTGGTGGACGCTGCCGCTGCGCGCCGGCGACCGCTACATCGTCTGCTCCGACGGGCTGACCAAGGAGCTCGGGGACGTCGGCATCGGCCGGATCGCGGCCCGGGTGCCCGCCGCGCAGGACCTCGCCGAGCGTCTCGTCGGCGACGCCGTCGTCGCGGGTGGGCGGGACAACGTCACCGTCGTGGTGCTGCAGGTCGACGAGGCGCCCGCCGATCCGGACGTCGAGGACACGCTGCCCCGCCACTGA
- a CDS encoding FHA domain-containing protein, which translates to MTMQRQWTDEDDLDDTVIRPGRTGADPAVAPDDDTVIRPRADEPGSHGSFGAPDDDTVIRVAGPGAPVGASRSDGAATILPADPAPVRRLPSIRVAGRVVRLDHPVVVGRRPTLPRVVRGPTPELVTVPSPSGQVSSSHVLVHADGEAAVVEDLRSTNGTVVRPAGAAPFRMPSGASIVVLTGTLIEIGDGNVIEVLSPHLRVGPADGIPPFPPTPFPRIPFAPTP; encoded by the coding sequence ATGACGATGCAGCGACAGTGGACGGACGAGGACGACCTCGACGACACGGTGATCCGACCCGGGCGGACCGGCGCGGACCCGGCGGTCGCTCCGGACGACGACACCGTCATCCGACCCCGGGCCGATGAGCCCGGATCGCACGGCTCGTTCGGTGCTCCCGACGACGACACGGTCATCCGGGTCGCCGGGCCGGGCGCGCCGGTGGGCGCGAGCCGGTCCGACGGGGCAGCGACGATCCTCCCGGCCGATCCCGCACCGGTCCGTCGACTGCCGTCGATCCGTGTGGCCGGTCGTGTCGTCCGGCTCGACCACCCGGTCGTGGTCGGCCGACGGCCGACCCTGCCCCGGGTGGTGCGCGGTCCGACTCCCGAGCTCGTGACCGTGCCGTCGCCGAGTGGGCAGGTGTCGTCCTCGCACGTGCTCGTGCACGCCGACGGCGAGGCCGCGGTGGTCGAGGACCTCCGTTCGACCAACGGCACCGTCGTCCGTCCCGCGGGAGCCGCGCCGTTCCGGATGCCGTCGGGTGCCTCGATCGTCGTGCTGACGGGTACGCTCATCGAGATCGGTGACGGCAACGTGATCGAGGTCCTGTCGCCGCACCTCCGCGTCGGACCCGCGGACGGCATCCCACCGTTCCCGCCGACCCCGTTCCCGCGGATCCCGTTCGCGCCGACCCCGTGA
- a CDS encoding YaaA family protein, with translation MTGLTVLLPPSETKREGGDTDRTLDLRALSFPELADERAAVITAARSVSSEESTARTALKLGPKSIAERLRNLELDTAATLPAIERYTGVLYDPLAADAADDATRRWWADHVVVQSAMFGPIGAGDQIPAYRLSHDSRLGPLRLARHWPEVSSRAIGSRGAGLVLDLRSEGYRALGPVPGAVAPRVVSVDAGGRRKALNHWNKTAKGRLVALLGRTGAQVASVDDLAAWARANGVTFDRTADGWDLVAESLEPASV, from the coding sequence CTGACCGGACTGACCGTCCTCCTCCCGCCTTCGGAGACGAAGCGGGAGGGCGGGGACACGGACCGCACGCTCGACCTGCGTGCGCTGTCCTTCCCGGAACTGGCCGACGAACGGGCCGCGGTGATCACCGCGGCCCGTTCCGTCAGTTCCGAGGAGTCCACGGCACGGACGGCCCTGAAGCTCGGCCCGAAGTCGATCGCCGAGCGGCTCCGCAACCTCGAGCTCGACACCGCGGCGACCCTGCCGGCGATCGAGCGGTACACCGGGGTGCTCTACGACCCGCTCGCCGCCGACGCGGCCGACGACGCCACCCGACGCTGGTGGGCGGACCACGTCGTGGTGCAGTCCGCGATGTTCGGCCCGATCGGTGCCGGAGACCAGATCCCCGCCTACCGGTTGTCGCACGACTCGCGCCTCGGCCCGCTCCGGCTCGCCCGGCACTGGCCGGAGGTGTCGTCCCGCGCGATCGGCAGCCGCGGCGCCGGGCTCGTGCTCGACCTGCGGTCCGAGGGGTACCGCGCGCTCGGTCCCGTGCCCGGAGCGGTCGCTCCGCGCGTGGTGAGCGTCGACGCCGGCGGACGACGCAAGGCGCTGAACCACTGGAACAAGACCGCGAAGGGTCGGCTCGTCGCGCTCCTCGGTCGGACGGGGGCGCAGGTCGCGTCGGTCGACGACCTCGCCGCGTGGGCTCGTGCGAACGGCGTGACGTTCGACCGCACGGCCGACGGCTGGGACCTCGTCGCCGAGAGCCTGGAACCCGCTTCGGTCTGA
- a CDS encoding F0F1 ATP synthase subunit epsilon, whose product MAALTVSVVSADREVWSGDATMVVARTSEGQIGILAGHEPLLATLAQGQVRITRADGSTVAADAEDGFLSVEHDTVTIVARQAALAS is encoded by the coding sequence ATGGCGGCACTCACCGTGAGCGTCGTCTCGGCCGACCGCGAGGTCTGGTCGGGCGACGCCACCATGGTCGTGGCTCGGACGTCCGAGGGCCAGATCGGCATCCTCGCGGGGCACGAGCCGCTGCTAGCCACCCTCGCGCAGGGGCAGGTCCGCATCACCCGAGCCGACGGCTCGACGGTGGCGGCGGACGCCGAGGACGGCTTCCTGTCGGTCGAGCACGACACGGTCACGATCGTGGCGCGCCAGGCCGCGCTGGCGTCCTGA